The Persephonella sp. IF05-L8 genome contains a region encoding:
- the gmhA gene encoding D-sedoheptulose 7-phosphate isomerase produces MEDLIIDIFEESASLKREFVYEYSEQIATLGILMAKRLKAGYKVLICGNGGSAADAQHFAAEIVGRFEKERKGYPAIALTTDTSALTAIGNDYGFEYIFSRQVEALGQKGDILIGISTSGNSENVIKAVEVAKDLGIFTVGFLGKDGGKLKDIVDTAFIVPHNRTARIQEVHLTLEHALCNIIDLYLAGELEE; encoded by the coding sequence ATGGAAGACCTTATTATAGATATATTTGAAGAAAGTGCTTCATTAAAAAGGGAGTTTGTTTATGAATATTCTGAGCAAATAGCTACATTAGGTATATTAATGGCAAAAAGACTTAAAGCCGGGTACAAGGTTTTAATATGTGGAAATGGTGGTTCTGCTGCAGATGCCCAGCATTTCGCAGCCGAAATAGTGGGAAGATTTGAAAAAGAAAGGAAAGGATATCCTGCCATAGCCCTAACAACAGATACGTCTGCCTTAACTGCAATAGGAAATGATTACGGTTTTGAATATATATTTTCCAGACAGGTTGAGGCTTTAGGGCAGAAAGGAGATATCCTAATAGGAATATCAACCAGTGGAAATTCTGAAAATGTGATTAAGGCTGTTGAGGTGGCTAAAGATTTAGGGATTTTTACCGTTGGATTTTTAGGTAAAGATGGAGGAAAACTGAAAGATATTGTGGATACAGCTTTTATTGTTCCCCATAACAGAACAGCAAGAATTCAGGAGGTTCATCTTACGCTTGAGCATGCATTATGTAACATAATAGACCTTTATTTAGCAGGAGAATTGGAAGAGTAA
- a CDS encoding pyridoxamine 5'-phosphate oxidase family protein, with amino-acid sequence MAEKSIPDNILPYLQDLTPSVLATSRDNKPYTTFITWLIAKDKNTIRFALSKDSYSTENLKENPYASVEVFGEGFALSISGETKLIVDEIGELPFPVSVFEMKVEKVVDNLFPGASVTDKIPFEHTGDTVQAKEFDRIVLEELKK; translated from the coding sequence ATGGCAGAAAAGTCTATTCCAGATAATATACTACCCTATCTACAGGATTTAACTCCTTCGGTGCTGGCTACCAGCAGGGATAATAAGCCTTATACCACATTTATAACCTGGTTAATTGCAAAGGATAAAAATACCATTAGATTTGCTTTAAGTAAGGACAGTTATTCCACAGAAAATCTAAAAGAAAACCCGTATGCAAGTGTTGAGGTTTTTGGTGAAGGGTTTGCCCTGAGTATTTCAGGGGAAACAAAGCTTATTGTAGACGAAATAGGAGAACTACCTTTTCCTGTTTCTGTATTTGAAATGAAAGTTGAAAAAGTTGTGGATAATCTATTCCCCGGTGCAAGTGTAACAGATAAAATACCCTTTGAACATACAGGGGATACAGTTCAGGCTAAAGAATTTGATAGAATTGTTTTAGAAGAGTTAAAAAAATAA
- a CDS encoding DUF3365 domain-containing protein — MKKAVIAAAVLSAGLLFSCGQPQYTNVDMSPKKVKVIKDFGEDAAQMLLQNLKAELKKALKTKGAVGAIEVCSKKAMEITQEVAEDFGDIEIKRTTFKYRNPKNKPDKYEAEALKFFEKTYKETGKLPPYYIQKLKGEYRYYKPLKIQGVCLTCHGDPKSMDPKVVKKLKELYPNDKATGYKLGDFRGVIRVSIPEDVIKKSCL; from the coding sequence ATGAAAAAAGCAGTAATAGCAGCAGCTGTTTTGTCAGCAGGTTTACTTTTTTCCTGTGGACAGCCTCAATATACTAACGTAGATATGTCTCCTAAAAAAGTTAAAGTTATTAAAGATTTTGGTGAAGATGCAGCTCAGATGCTCCTTCAGAACCTTAAGGCTGAACTGAAAAAGGCTCTTAAAACCAAAGGAGCTGTAGGTGCTATTGAAGTATGTTCAAAAAAAGCAATGGAAATAACTCAAGAAGTAGCTGAAGATTTTGGAGATATTGAGATAAAAAGAACAACATTTAAATACAGAAATCCTAAAAACAAACCCGATAAATATGAAGCTGAAGCACTTAAGTTTTTTGAGAAAACATATAAAGAAACAGGAAAACTTCCTCCATACTATATACAGAAACTAAAAGGAGAATACAGATATTACAAACCATTGAAAATTCAAGGTGTATGTTTGACCTGTCACGGAGACCCAAAATCAATGGACCCAAAAGTTGTTAAAAAATTAAAGGAGCTTTATCCTAACGATAAAGCAACTGGATATAAACTTGGAGATTTCAGAGGAGTTATAAGGGTTTCTATTCCTGAGGATGTGATTAAAAAATCCTGCTTATAA
- a CDS encoding tetratricopeptide repeat protein, translating into MSKIGNFLSKKPEEEEIEQDLADIHPFSQVKPRKRKKYIALVALGISTLIVYATVAYFLLKDRSEEKITENTEKTHEISKKENTIEKLNTKTYDKAEKKPETTFIPKNTDFKIDISQIHKEISLGLKNISIPKLSYRKQKPASKYKTLLQEARTAELNKNYDEAIRLYKKIWSITKKNPEILYRIALNYFKAGKFTVAQKYLDQYLRINKEDIQAVILSAKISEKQGDMKKAQAILEEAYFLHPENKDILENLGKLYEKQNELLVAKDIYKTLADLGYIEGKLGLARIYEKLNDKVSAMQIYQEIYEDPNTPEDIRQKVEMKIISLQ; encoded by the coding sequence ATGAGTAAAATAGGAAACTTTTTAAGCAAAAAACCAGAAGAAGAAGAAATTGAACAGGATTTAGCTGATATTCATCCCTTTAGTCAGGTCAAACCAAGGAAAAGGAAAAAATATATTGCTCTGGTGGCTCTTGGAATTTCCACATTAATTGTATATGCAACTGTAGCTTATTTTTTGCTTAAAGATAGGTCTGAAGAAAAAATAACTGAAAATACAGAAAAAACCCACGAAATATCCAAAAAGGAAAATACTATAGAAAAATTAAACACCAAAACCTATGACAAAGCCGAAAAAAAACCCGAAACAACCTTTATCCCAAAGAATACAGACTTTAAAATAGATATATCCCAAATTCACAAAGAAATATCCCTTGGATTAAAAAATATTTCTATTCCAAAACTTTCTTACCGAAAACAAAAACCAGCTTCAAAATACAAAACATTATTACAGGAAGCAAGAACAGCAGAGCTAAACAAAAACTATGATGAAGCAATCAGACTGTACAAAAAAATCTGGAGTATCACAAAGAAAAATCCCGAAATTTTATACCGAATTGCTCTAAACTACTTTAAAGCAGGTAAGTTTACCGTAGCTCAAAAATATTTAGACCAGTATCTGAGAATAAATAAAGAAGATATTCAAGCAGTTATTCTTAGTGCCAAAATTAGTGAGAAACAGGGGGATATGAAAAAAGCCCAAGCCATTCTGGAAGAAGCATATTTCTTACATCCTGAAAACAAAGACATACTGGAAAATTTAGGAAAGCTCTACGAAAAACAAAATGAACTACTTGTAGCTAAAGATATCTATAAAACACTTGCTGACCTTGGATATATAGAGGGAAAACTTGGACTGGCAAGAATATATGAAAAATTAAACGATAAAGTTTCTGCAATGCAGATATATCAGGAAATTTATGAAGACCCTAATACTCCGGAAGATATACGCCAAAAGGTTGAAATGAAAATAATCTCCTTACAGTAA
- the speD gene encoding adenosylmethionine decarboxylase encodes MEKTLGLHILADLYGVEFDKIDHVEDVRELLEGAVKYAGLSKLSSHFHQFYPHGATGVILLEESHISIHTWPEHGYAAIDVYTCGGKEKTFKAMEYILKVLKPKRVDEKVAERGVVPVNEAATNIEKIELETV; translated from the coding sequence ATGGAAAAAACCCTCGGACTGCATATCTTAGCTGACCTCTATGGAGTAGAGTTCGACAAAATTGACCATGTCGAAGATGTAAGAGAGCTCCTGGAAGGAGCAGTCAAGTATGCAGGTCTAAGTAAATTATCATCTCACTTTCACCAATTCTATCCACATGGTGCAACAGGTGTAATCCTTCTTGAAGAATCCCACATTTCAATTCATACATGGCCAGAGCATGGCTATGCAGCTATAGATGTTTATACCTGTGGTGGAAAGGAAAAAACTTTTAAAGCAATGGAATATATCTTAAAAGTGCTTAAACCTAAGAGAGTTGATGAGAAGGTTGCAGAAAGGGGAGTAGTTCCTGTAAACGAAGCTGCAACCAATATAGAAAAGATAGAACTGGAAACAGTTTAA
- the metH gene encoding methionine synthase — protein MADLRQLIKEKVLVIDGAMGTMIQSMIVPMDAWQGKVGCNEVLNVGAPDIIRSIHEKYAQAGADLIKTNTFGALPWVLEEYDIPDRAYELAKAGAELVRQVCDKYSTPEKPRFVAGSLGPGTKLPSLGHIHYDEMYEGYKIAAKGLIHGGVDVFLLETFQDPLQIKAALHAVQDAAKEEGKDIPVMVSATIELSGTMLIGTDAQTLAVIMEPFDILSLGFNCGTGPDQIEQHLKKLSEVWPKPISIHSNAGLPENRGGHTYYPMGAEEFAEKESRFLDIDGVAIVGGCCGTTPTHIKALADKVAGRKPKPPKGKQPRALASLYGIQPLKQEPPPFLVGERTNATGSKKFRELLLEENYDAILSIAQEQVKAGAHALDVSVNFAGRDEIKDMKEVISRFNEKIPIPLMPDSTQPPALETALKLIGGRPILNSANLEDGEEKFNKVCQLAKRYGAAVVLLTIDEKGMAKTKERKVEVAERMYRLATEKHGLHPEDLVFDVLTFTVGSGDEEYRDAAIQTIEAIKEIRRRYPEVGFVLGISNISFGLDMTARKYLNSVFLHHCVEAGLTMAIVNPKHLIPYHKISEEDRKVCENLLFNKWENGEDPLFKFIQHFSNAKDRDLKAEEDELKKLPIEERIKKILIDGEKDKLIQAVEEARHTIPPEKIINEILIDAMKVVGDLFGEGKMQLPFVLQSAEAMKAAVDYLNQYLPKKKKDKQTTLILGTVKGDVHDVGKNLVDIILTNNGFKVVNIGIKVELEEFLKAYEEHNADAIGMSGLLVKSTLEMKNNLEEMQKRGLKVPVLLGGAALNKAFVDEYCRPIYDGPIFYCRDAFDGIEAMTRIEKWDGVSPLDTDLGYDKEEEEIEEKLKEPKEEVKIPPISQIKMPDRSVPVPVPPFWGRKVWIYPEMEDRKLYRYIQELAFEWINKGGLFKRAWGYTRSGKTKEEYEKLKKEEILPTFERLKKLLIEENIFQPKIIYGYWPCRSDFPEENGENRECSLLIFPETEGWQKDEDANREPLENIIGTAELVMNFPRSTKPPYRCLADYFHNDRHDVVAFTVVSAGDKLSEYENQLFKEGKYKEYHLIHGLGVELAEALAEIVHKQIRIELRIAKNEGESLEDVNWQVRKYQGARYSPGYPACPDLSLNEKIFKLLKPEELGITLTENYLIVPEQSTDAIVVYHPEATYFAV, from the coding sequence ATGGCAGATTTAAGACAGCTTATAAAAGAAAAGGTTCTTGTTATAGATGGTGCTATGGGAACAATGATACAGTCTATGATTGTTCCCATGGATGCATGGCAGGGAAAAGTGGGCTGTAATGAGGTTTTAAATGTAGGAGCCCCTGACATAATCCGTTCTATCCACGAAAAGTATGCACAGGCAGGGGCAGACCTTATAAAAACAAACACATTTGGGGCTTTACCATGGGTTTTAGAAGAGTATGATATTCCAGATAGAGCCTATGAACTTGCAAAAGCTGGAGCTGAGCTTGTAAGACAGGTATGTGATAAATACTCAACCCCTGAAAAACCACGATTTGTTGCAGGTTCGTTGGGACCCGGAACAAAACTACCTTCCCTTGGACATATCCACTACGATGAGATGTATGAAGGATACAAAATAGCAGCAAAAGGTCTTATACACGGTGGTGTTGATGTATTCCTGCTTGAAACATTTCAAGACCCATTGCAGATAAAGGCTGCTTTACATGCTGTTCAGGACGCAGCAAAAGAAGAAGGGAAAGATATTCCTGTTATGGTTTCAGCCACCATTGAGCTTTCTGGGACAATGCTTATTGGGACAGATGCCCAGACCCTTGCTGTTATTATGGAGCCTTTTGATATTTTATCCCTTGGGTTTAACTGTGGAACAGGACCAGACCAGATAGAACAGCATCTAAAAAAACTTTCGGAGGTCTGGCCAAAGCCTATTTCTATACACTCAAACGCAGGTCTGCCAGAAAACAGAGGTGGTCATACATACTACCCCATGGGAGCTGAAGAGTTTGCAGAAAAGGAAAGCAGATTTTTAGATATAGACGGTGTTGCTATTGTAGGTGGATGTTGTGGAACAACCCCTACCCATATAAAAGCCCTTGCTGACAAGGTAGCAGGAAGAAAACCAAAACCTCCTAAAGGAAAACAGCCAAGAGCTTTAGCCTCTCTATACGGCATACAGCCTTTAAAACAGGAGCCTCCTCCGTTTCTGGTAGGAGAAAGGACTAATGCAACAGGTTCTAAAAAATTCCGTGAGCTGCTTTTGGAAGAAAACTATGATGCTATTTTGTCCATAGCACAGGAGCAGGTGAAAGCAGGAGCCCATGCCCTTGATGTTTCTGTAAACTTTGCAGGTAGAGATGAAATAAAAGATATGAAAGAGGTGATAAGCAGGTTTAATGAAAAAATCCCTATTCCACTTATGCCTGACAGTACACAGCCACCGGCACTGGAAACAGCCCTTAAGCTAATAGGTGGAAGACCTATCCTGAACTCTGCAAACCTTGAAGATGGAGAGGAAAAATTCAATAAGGTCTGCCAGCTGGCAAAAAGATACGGAGCAGCAGTTGTCCTTCTTACAATAGATGAAAAGGGAATGGCAAAAACAAAAGAAAGAAAAGTTGAAGTTGCAGAAAGGATGTATAGGTTGGCAACAGAAAAACACGGTTTGCACCCGGAAGACCTTGTTTTTGATGTTCTTACCTTTACTGTAGGTTCCGGAGATGAGGAATACAGAGATGCAGCTATCCAGACAATAGAAGCTATTAAGGAAATCAGGAGAAGATATCCAGAGGTTGGATTTGTTCTTGGAATATCAAATATTTCCTTTGGCCTTGATATGACAGCAAGGAAGTATCTGAATTCTGTTTTTCTCCATCACTGTGTTGAAGCCGGTCTTACAATGGCAATAGTAAACCCTAAACATCTAATCCCTTATCACAAAATATCAGAGGAAGACAGAAAGGTATGCGAAAATCTGCTTTTCAATAAGTGGGAAAATGGAGAAGACCCGCTATTCAAATTTATACAGCATTTTTCAAATGCAAAAGACAGGGACTTAAAAGCTGAAGAAGATGAGTTGAAGAAACTACCTATTGAAGAAAGGATTAAAAAAATCCTTATAGATGGAGAAAAAGACAAACTAATACAGGCTGTTGAAGAGGCAAGACATACAATACCTCCTGAAAAAATCATTAATGAAATCCTGATTGATGCAATGAAGGTTGTAGGAGACCTGTTTGGTGAAGGAAAAATGCAGCTTCCTTTTGTTCTCCAGTCTGCTGAGGCTATGAAAGCTGCTGTTGATTATCTAAACCAGTATCTACCTAAAAAGAAAAAAGATAAACAGACGACCCTTATTCTTGGAACAGTTAAAGGGGATGTTCATGATGTTGGGAAAAACCTTGTTGATATTATCCTGACAAACAATGGATTTAAGGTTGTGAATATTGGGATAAAAGTTGAACTTGAGGAGTTCCTGAAAGCTTATGAAGAGCATAATGCAGATGCTATTGGGATGAGTGGTCTTCTTGTAAAATCCACCCTTGAGATGAAAAACAACCTTGAAGAAATGCAAAAAAGAGGACTGAAAGTCCCTGTCCTCCTTGGAGGAGCTGCCCTGAACAAAGCCTTTGTTGATGAATACTGCAGACCTATCTATGATGGTCCAATTTTTTACTGCAGAGATGCCTTTGATGGTATTGAGGCAATGACAAGAATTGAAAAATGGGATGGTGTTTCTCCCCTTGATACAGACCTTGGTTATGACAAAGAGGAAGAAGAGATAGAAGAGAAACTGAAAGAACCAAAAGAAGAAGTCAAAATACCTCCAATAAGCCAGATTAAAATGCCAGATAGAAGCGTTCCTGTTCCTGTTCCTCCATTCTGGGGAAGGAAGGTATGGATTTATCCTGAAATGGAAGATAGAAAGCTTTACAGGTATATACAGGAACTTGCTTTTGAATGGATAAACAAAGGTGGGCTGTTCAAAAGAGCATGGGGATACACAAGGTCTGGAAAAACAAAAGAAGAGTATGAAAAGTTGAAAAAAGAGGAGATACTTCCAACATTTGAAAGATTGAAAAAACTGCTGATAGAAGAAAATATATTCCAGCCAAAAATCATATATGGATACTGGCCTTGTAGGTCTGATTTCCCTGAGGAAAATGGGGAAAATAGAGAGTGCTCTCTGCTTATCTTCCCTGAAACAGAAGGCTGGCAAAAGGATGAGGATGCAAATAGAGAACCCCTTGAGAATATAATAGGCACTGCAGAGCTTGTTATGAACTTCCCCCGTTCAACGAAACCACCTTACAGATGTCTTGCAGATTATTTCCACAATGACAGGCATGATGTTGTGGCTTTTACAGTAGTTTCTGCAGGTGATAAGCTGTCTGAGTATGAAAACCAGCTTTTCAAGGAAGGAAAATACAAGGAATACCATCTTATTCATGGTCTTGGTGTAGAACTTGCAGAAGCACTGGCAGAGATAGTTCACAAGCAAATTAGAATAGAGCTTCGAATAGCAAAAAATGAAGGAGAAAGCCTTGAGGATGTAAACTGGCAAGTCAGAAAATATCAGGGAGCCAGATACTCCCCTGGATATCCAGCATGCCCAGACCTTAGCCTGAATGAAAAAATATTTAAACTCCTGAAACCTGAAGAACTGGGTATAACCCTTACAGAAAACTATCTGATAGTCCCAGAGCAATCAACAGACGCAATAGTAGTCTATCACCCAGAGGCAACTTATTTTGCAGTTTAA
- a CDS encoding MFS transporter produces MDKRKISAIAIINILTFLISFSYEMTFTVMPFFLVNALGVSMVVIGIIEGGYDLVSNLVKVLAGYWSDLFSRKKFLIAGIFMSIAARFYFIFGKKWDDILMGTILDAVSDGTVVPVSDTILSSEKKKSLGKTFGINRAIESIGGFLGILTAFVYTAYFLDIPYQKYFYLSIIPLLIAAIIVLFLPEYKPSGKKYRIPIISWEMFFPKYLYLFFILSFANFGYSFYILKVYNQTSSEYKTVGIYVIFTLIIAIASYLSGRFYDRLGEKRFLYLTIFLFFISHLLMIGLPVVGFIIFAFADAFLEIGIWATVGKKVKFRKGFVFGTYHFIVGLSSLFAGVVAGYLWDTIDPEAPFIMGSIASIVAFILIRRFF; encoded by the coding sequence ATGGATAAAAGAAAAATATCTGCAATAGCGATTATAAATATACTTACTTTTTTGATTTCCTTTTCGTACGAAATGACTTTTACCGTTATGCCTTTCTTCCTTGTTAATGCACTTGGTGTTTCTATGGTGGTCATAGGTATTATTGAGGGTGGTTATGACCTTGTTTCAAATCTTGTGAAAGTCCTTGCAGGATACTGGTCTGATTTATTTAGTAGAAAAAAGTTTTTGATAGCAGGCATCTTTATGTCTATAGCTGCCAGATTTTATTTTATCTTTGGTAAAAAATGGGATGATATATTGATGGGAACTATTTTAGACGCCGTATCAGATGGAACGGTTGTTCCAGTATCAGACACAATTCTGTCTTCTGAAAAAAAGAAAAGCTTAGGAAAAACATTCGGTATAAACAGAGCTATTGAGAGTATTGGTGGATTTCTTGGGATTTTAACTGCTTTTGTTTATACTGCCTATTTTCTGGATATTCCATATCAAAAATATTTTTATTTAAGTATCATTCCGCTTTTGATTGCTGCAATTATAGTTCTCTTTCTTCCTGAATATAAACCTTCAGGTAAAAAATATAGAATACCCATAATATCCTGGGAAATGTTTTTCCCAAAGTATCTATATCTATTTTTTATCCTATCTTTTGCAAACTTTGGATATTCATTTTACATATTAAAAGTCTATAATCAGACCTCAAGCGAATATAAAACAGTTGGCATATATGTTATATTTACATTAATAATAGCTATAGCATCATACTTAAGTGGGAGATTTTATGACCGATTAGGAGAAAAGAGGTTTTTGTATTTAACAATTTTTTTATTTTTTATTTCCCATTTACTTATGATAGGCTTACCTGTAGTGGGATTTATAATATTTGCTTTTGCAGACGCATTTCTTGAAATTGGAATATGGGCAACGGTAGGGAAAAAAGTAAAATTTAGAAAGGGATTTGTTTTTGGGACTTATCACTTTATTGTAGGACTTTCATCACTATTTGCAGGAGTAGTCGCAGGATATTTATGGGATACTATAGACCCTGAAGCACCTTTTATAATGGGAAGTATAGCTTCAATAGTTGCATTTATTTTAATTAGAAGATTTTTTTAG
- a CDS encoding phosphoribosyltransferase family protein translates to MFKDREEAGLLLADLLKEYIEEPENTVILAIPRGGVPVAYKIAEKLGIPFGMIIAKKITPPDNPEAAIGAATPDGTYILSPYAYGYPYIEEAIQKAINEARKKLERYAGGKEPNLEGKTVIIVDDGIATGYTAMAAGKSAKERGAQKVILAVPVCPVDSILRVKEIFDDIVCYHKVDTPFFAVGAYYQDFHQIEDYELFEYLTKAKEKKLLAE, encoded by the coding sequence ATGTTTAAGGATAGGGAGGAAGCAGGCTTATTACTGGCAGATTTGCTGAAAGAATATATAGAAGAACCTGAAAATACAGTTATTCTGGCTATTCCACGGGGTGGAGTGCCTGTTGCTTATAAAATTGCAGAAAAATTGGGAATTCCATTTGGGATGATAATTGCCAAAAAAATCACTCCTCCTGATAATCCTGAAGCAGCAATTGGTGCAGCAACTCCAGATGGGACATATATACTCTCTCCTTATGCTTACGGGTATCCTTATATTGAAGAAGCAATACAGAAAGCCATTAACGAGGCCAGAAAAAAACTTGAGAGATATGCAGGTGGTAAAGAGCCTAATCTTGAAGGAAAAACAGTAATCATTGTTGATGATGGAATAGCCACAGGATACACTGCCATGGCTGCAGGAAAGTCTGCGAAAGAAAGAGGTGCCCAAAAAGTAATACTTGCAGTTCCTGTATGTCCTGTAGATAGTATTCTACGGGTTAAAGAGATTTTTGATGATATAGTATGTTATCATAAGGTAGATACACCATTTTTCGCAGTAGGTGCATATTATCAGGACTTTCATCAGATTGAAGATTACGAACTTTTTGAGTATCTAACCAAAGCAAAAGAAAAAAAATTACTGGCAGAATAA
- a CDS encoding ATP-binding protein: MKQIGICVGSTRPNRVNFLSDDIVRIGQFVVLKYEEEGKNKSLLGMIQRLERDNPYLTETIRTPQQVKSIKKFSEKENILKGEIQILGEIIDIGDEVFLQIPRTPPLPATEVYEADPQLLKKIFGAKSKKFVKIGRLLSEKEEVPVYVDIEQIVLRHLAVLAVTGAGKSNTVSVLLKNITNLGGTVAVFDFHGEYTKSKITRNGKSVINHIQPLINPALLKPKEFASLIGIKPNAYVQFRYFRIALEYTINKFLEEKREQWQNHTDTQQFLNRLKQNLEDMSDPESEIGGYIKGKIREDSLFEVINKLEDLELELGHVVKLGVPPLIDNIKPGMINVFDFSELDEDVADAIASNILRWALEERKKAVRQGNSRLPFPLMIVVEEAHILAGEKRNTEAKYYLARIAREGRKFGLGITVVTQRPKGLDKEILSQMNNMIILKLVEPEDQKHVQRASEALSQELMDYLPGLNPGEAIIIGNMTKIPLLVKIDKAEEKIEGNDIDVVGQWEEILKEEGNKVEDILSELDNL; encoded by the coding sequence ATGAAACAAATTGGCATTTGTGTAGGTTCCACAAGACCAAACAGGGTAAACTTTTTATCTGATGATATTGTCAGAATAGGTCAATTTGTGGTTTTAAAATATGAGGAAGAAGGAAAAAACAAATCTTTACTTGGAATGATACAAAGGCTGGAAAGAGATAATCCTTATTTAACAGAGACTATCAGAACTCCCCAGCAGGTAAAAAGCATTAAAAAATTTTCAGAAAAGGAAAATATTCTTAAAGGGGAAATTCAGATATTAGGTGAAATTATAGATATAGGTGATGAAGTCTTCCTCCAGATACCCAGGACACCCCCTTTACCTGCAACAGAAGTTTATGAAGCAGACCCACAGCTTTTGAAAAAAATATTTGGGGCAAAAAGCAAAAAGTTTGTAAAAATTGGAAGACTACTTTCTGAAAAAGAGGAAGTTCCTGTATATGTTGATATAGAGCAGATAGTTCTTAGGCATCTGGCTGTTCTGGCTGTAACAGGTGCAGGTAAATCAAATACTGTTTCAGTTCTTCTGAAAAATATAACAAATTTAGGTGGAACTGTTGCTGTTTTTGATTTTCACGGAGAGTATACAAAATCCAAAATCACAAGAAACGGAAAATCTGTAATTAACCATATACAGCCCCTTATTAACCCTGCACTGCTTAAACCAAAGGAATTTGCTTCTCTTATTGGAATTAAGCCTAATGCCTATGTTCAGTTCAGATATTTCAGAATTGCCCTTGAATACACAATAAATAAATTCCTTGAAGAAAAAAGGGAGCAGTGGCAAAACCATACAGACACCCAGCAATTTTTAAACAGACTTAAACAAAATCTTGAGGATATGTCTGACCCTGAAAGTGAGATAGGAGGCTATATCAAGGGAAAAATAAGAGAGGACTCCTTATTTGAGGTTATAAACAAACTGGAAGACCTTGAGCTTGAACTTGGGCATGTAGTTAAGTTAGGTGTTCCTCCACTTATAGACAATATCAAACCGGGAATGATAAATGTATTTGATTTTTCTGAGCTGGATGAAGATGTGGCAGATGCTATAGCTTCAAATATTCTAAGATGGGCACTTGAAGAAAGGAAAAAAGCCGTTAGGCAGGGAAATTCAAGACTACCTTTTCCACTTATGATAGTAGTAGAAGAAGCCCATATTCTTGCAGGAGAAAAAAGGAATACAGAAGCCAAATACTACCTTGCAAGGATTGCAAGGGAAGGTAGAAAATTTGGATTAGGCATAACCGTTGTAACCCAGAGACCAAAGGGTCTGGATAAGGAAATACTATCCCAGATGAACAACATGATTATACTTAAACTGGTAGAACCGGAAGACCAGAAACATGTCCAGAGAGCCAGTGAGGCCTTATCACAGGAGCTTATGGATTACCTGCCAGGTCTAAACCCTGGGGAAGCAATAATAATAGGAAATATGACAAAAATTCCTCTTCTTGTAAAAATTGATAAAGCAGAAGAAAAAATAGAAGGAAATGATATTGACGTAGTAGGGCAATGGGAAGAAATTTTAAAAGAAGAAGGAAATAAAGTTGAAGACATACTATCTGAACTGGATAATCTGTGA